A single Cucumis melo cultivar AY chromosome 4, USDA_Cmelo_AY_1.0, whole genome shotgun sequence DNA region contains:
- the LOC103487117 gene encoding protein ANTHESIS POMOTING FACTOR 1, whose translation MALTELDDATVRSMSIGAVFSDFVGKINSLDFHRKEDLLVTASEDDSVRLYDIANARLLKTTFHKKHGADRICFTHHPSSVICSSRHNLDTTGESLRYLSMYDNRCLRYFKGHKDRVVSLCMSPINDSFMSGSLDHSVRIWDLRVNACQGILRLRGRPTVAYDQQGLVFAVAMEGGAIKLFDSRSYDKGPFDTFLVGGDMAEVFDIKFSNDGKSMLLTTTNNNIYVLDAYGGEKQCGFSLEPSPNTTIEATFTPDGQYVVSGSGDGTLHAWNINKRAEVASWNSHIGVASCLKWAPRRVMFVAASSVLTFWIPNTAKSTGESGMEFDSHSQAEHISQ comes from the exons ATGGCGCTTACCGAGCTCGACGATGCCACGGTGCGCAGTATGTCAATCGGAGCCGTCTTCTCGGACTTC GTTGGGAAGATAAATTCTTTGGATTTTCATCGCAAGGAAGATTTGCTGGTAACGGCGAGCGAGGATGATTCCGTCCGGCTCTACGATATTGCGAATGCCAG GTTACTCAAAACCACATTTCATAAAAAGCATGGTGCTGATCGTATATGCTTTACTCACCACCCAAGTTCTGTTATTTGCTCCTCAAGACACAATCTAGATACTACTGGAG AGTCATTGCGATACCTTTCAATGTATGACAACCGATGTCTTCGCTACTTCAAAGGACACAAAGACAG GGTTGTCTCTCTCTGTATGTCCCCAATCAATGACAGCTTCATGTCAGGTTCTCTCGACCACAGTGTCAGGATATGGGATCTTCGTGTAAATGCTTGTCAG GGAATTCTTCGCTTACGTGGCAGACCTACTGTCGCTTATGACCAACAAGGCCTTGTGTTTGCTGTGGCAATGGAAGGAGGTGCTATTAAGTTATTTGATTCACGTTCTTACGACAAG GGACCCTTCGACAccttcttagttggtggagatATGGCTGAGGTCTTTGACATCAAATTTAGTAACGATGGGAAATCTATGCTCTTGACAACTACAAATAACAATATATATGTTCTTGATGCATATGGAGGAGAGAAG CAATGTGGGTTCAGTTTGGAACCATCGCCCAACACAACCATAGAGGCTACCTTCACCCCAGATGGTCAATACGTCGTTTCAG GCTCAGGAGATGGAACCTTGCATGCGTGGAACATTAACAAGCGCGCCGAG GTTGCAAGCTGGAACAGTCACATAGGCGTTGCCTCGTGCTTGAAATGGGCTCCTCGCAGAGTCATGTTCGTTGCTGCATCCAGCGTTCTTACTTTCTGGATCCCCAACACTGCCAAGTCCACAGGCGAGTCGGGTATGGAATTTGATTCTCATTCTCAAGCCGAACATATTTCTCAATGA
- the LOC103487118 gene encoding oleosin Ara h 10.0102 has product MSFFLQLSFSVFPFTLGKMADRPQPHQLQVHPQRRYDDIGAKGRGGPSASTILAVVTLVPLGGSLLGLAGLTLAATLFGLAVSTPVFIIFSPILVPAILTIGLAVLAFLTSGAFGLTALSSLTWAFNYLRRATGFMPDQIDQAKRRMQDMAGYVGQKTKDLGQEIQSRTQDQGRRT; this is encoded by the coding sequence ATGTCTTTCTTCCTTCAACTTTCCTTTTCCGTTTTTCCTTTCACTTTAGGCAAAATGGCTGACCGTCCACAACCACACCAGCTCCAAGTCCACCCTCAACGCCGCTACGACGACATCGGAGCTAAGGGACGAGGAGGCCCTTCGGCCTCCACAATCCTCGCCGTCGTAACCCTTGTCCCTCTCGGTGGCTCACTGCTTGGACTCGCCGGTTTGACTCTAGCAGCCACGCTATTTGGCTTGGCCGTGTCTACCCCTGTATTCATCATCTTCAGCCCCATTCTAGTGCCAGCAATCTTAACCATTGGTCTGGCCGTCCTTGCCTTTTTGACCTCTGGGGCATTTGGGCTGACAGCTCTCTCTTCGCTCACATGGGCTTTCAACTACCTCCGTCGGGCGACCGGGTTTATGCCTGATCAGATTGATCAAGCAAAGAGGCGCATGCAGGATATGGCTGGTTATGTGGGGCAGAAGACAAAGGACCTGGGGCAGGAGATTCAAAGCAGGACCCAAGATCAAGGGAGGAGGACGTGA